In Treponema primitia ZAS-2, a genomic segment contains:
- a CDS encoding aldo/keto reductase, whose amino-acid sequence MKTMSIGNSGLTASVLTLGTWSIGGGDWWQNNDDEASIKTIHRALELGINLIDTAPIYGLGHSEEVVGKALAGGKRDKALIATKGTFQWDTEVGRYVYDVDGHRVFVDHSYGTIIKDCEDSLKRLGTDYIDIYYLHNPARDTVKYPVADTVRALQDLKKQGKIRAIGLSNVQVEHIESHIAAGCELDIVQRRYSLLESDVEKDILPLCEKHGLSLHAYTPLERGILTGTVKADQVPPKGDARDGQFWWKSENLPDAVEFVRNLGDLCEKNHCSPMELAIAYLRSKPLVNVICGARRPAQIEVDVPAAELVLAPEDVAEIRRRVGVLKAKHPV is encoded by the coding sequence ATGAAAACAATGAGTATAGGCAATTCGGGGCTTACAGCCTCGGTGCTCACCCTGGGAACCTGGTCCATCGGGGGCGGAGACTGGTGGCAAAATAACGACGATGAGGCTTCTATTAAGACCATACATCGGGCTCTGGAACTGGGGATCAACCTTATTGATACCGCCCCCATCTACGGCCTGGGTCACAGCGAGGAAGTGGTAGGGAAGGCCCTGGCCGGAGGGAAACGGGACAAAGCCCTGATCGCCACTAAGGGGACCTTCCAGTGGGACACCGAAGTGGGCCGCTATGTCTACGATGTGGATGGTCACCGGGTCTTTGTGGACCACAGTTATGGGACCATCATTAAGGATTGTGAAGACAGCCTAAAACGGCTGGGAACCGATTATATCGACATCTACTACCTCCACAACCCTGCCAGGGATACGGTAAAGTACCCTGTGGCGGATACGGTTCGGGCTCTTCAGGACCTGAAAAAACAGGGAAAGATCCGGGCCATCGGCCTTTCCAATGTCCAGGTGGAACATATCGAAAGCCATATTGCTGCGGGCTGTGAGTTGGATATAGTCCAGCGGAGGTACAGCCTCCTGGAGTCGGATGTAGAGAAGGATATACTCCCGCTTTGTGAAAAGCACGGGCTTTCCCTCCATGCATATACCCCCCTGGAACGGGGCATCCTGACCGGCACGGTAAAAGCGGATCAGGTTCCCCCGAAGGGGGATGCCCGGGATGGACAGTTTTGGTGGAAATCGGAAAACCTGCCCGACGCGGTCGAATTTGTCCGTAATCTGGGGGACCTTTGCGAAAAAAACCATTGTTCACCCATGGAGCTGGCCATTGCCTATCTGCGTAGCAAGCCCTTGGTGAATGTGATCTGCGGCGCCCGCCGGCCTGCCCAGATTGAGGTGGATGTGCCTGCTGCTGAACTGGTCCTGGCCCCTGAGGATGTGGCGGAAATCCGCCGCCGTGTCGGGGTACTCAAGGCCAAACACCCTGTTTAA
- a CDS encoding Sapep family Mn(2+)-dependent dipeptidase, translating to MNRSKTGEELDGALDTWILNKRRELIEDIKTLVRIPSISAAPNGKYPFGEPCGAVVDSMEGLIRKHGLGVKSYDYYGIGALYGKDTAERLSSNSIGFFSHLDVVPPGDGWTGSPFEGREQDGFIIGRGATDNKGPAVAVLYTLKFLQDQGIVLKHGLYAFFGCNEEAGMQDIAHFLEVDNPPAFGLVSDSSFPVCNGEKGILTADFVANLGEGNLVRFEGGTVSNMVPNYASVELRGIGAEEARAVLGSDFTVEALEGSGQPGGALVRISARGISGHAAFPENSVNALQKLAAGILKANLAQGDAVPALTFVADSFADYYGEGLNIAFEDELSGKTTHVGSTGATREGKLIIGINVRYAITSPQEELVERLRQRGAAYGYTLEKIHNRPPCYTPADDPLVIALNDIANRHLGTDLKPFVMGGGTHARRLPRAVGYGPERRDIPSPFGPLEGKAHQVNEAVSVASLEEAIHIYVQAILKLDELLS from the coding sequence ATGAATAGATCGAAGACCGGAGAAGAATTAGACGGGGCGTTGGATACATGGATACTAAATAAACGGCGCGAATTGATAGAAGACATTAAGACCCTGGTACGGATTCCCAGTATATCCGCCGCCCCAAACGGGAAATACCCCTTTGGGGAACCCTGCGGCGCCGTAGTGGATAGTATGGAAGGGCTCATTCGCAAACATGGATTAGGGGTAAAATCCTACGATTATTATGGCATCGGCGCCCTTTATGGAAAAGATACCGCTGAGCGGCTTTCCTCCAATTCCATCGGGTTTTTTTCCCATCTTGATGTGGTGCCCCCGGGAGACGGATGGACAGGATCGCCCTTTGAAGGGCGGGAGCAGGATGGGTTTATTATAGGCCGGGGGGCTACGGACAATAAGGGGCCCGCAGTAGCAGTGCTCTATACCCTCAAATTTTTACAGGACCAGGGCATAGTTCTTAAACACGGGCTTTATGCTTTTTTTGGCTGTAACGAAGAGGCGGGAATGCAGGATATAGCCCATTTTCTCGAAGTGGATAACCCGCCAGCCTTTGGGCTGGTCTCGGATAGCAGTTTTCCTGTTTGCAACGGGGAGAAGGGCATACTTACCGCCGATTTTGTCGCCAATCTGGGGGAGGGAAATCTGGTACGATTTGAGGGAGGGACCGTGTCCAACATGGTACCTAACTATGCCTCTGTGGAATTACGTGGTATCGGCGCCGAAGAAGCCCGGGCGGTGTTGGGATCCGATTTTACTGTGGAGGCCCTTGAAGGAAGCGGGCAACCGGGAGGAGCTTTGGTGCGGATAAGCGCCCGGGGGATCAGCGGCCACGCAGCGTTTCCGGAAAATTCGGTAAACGCCCTTCAAAAGCTGGCGGCGGGTATCCTCAAAGCAAATCTGGCCCAGGGCGACGCCGTTCCTGCCCTGACCTTTGTGGCGGATTCCTTTGCGGACTATTACGGCGAAGGCCTCAATATTGCCTTTGAAGACGAATTATCCGGGAAGACCACCCATGTGGGCAGTACTGGGGCAACCAGGGAGGGCAAACTTATCATCGGGATTAATGTGCGCTATGCCATTACAAGCCCCCAGGAAGAACTGGTGGAACGGCTGCGGCAAAGAGGAGCGGCCTACGGCTATACCCTGGAAAAAATTCACAATCGCCCCCCTTGCTATACCCCGGCGGATGATCCCCTGGTAATAGCCTTAAACGATATTGCAAACCGCCATTTGGGCACTGACCTAAAGCCCTTTGTCATGGGCGGGGGTACCCATGCCCGCAGGCTGCCCCGGGCGGTGGGCTATGGCCCTGAAAGAAGGGACATCCCCTCCCCCTTCGGGCCCCTGGAGGGGAAGGCCCATCAGGTGAACGAGGCAGTTTCCGTTGCCTCCCTGGAGGAGGCCATCCATATTTATGTCCAGGCTATACTGAAACTGGATGAACTGCTTAGCTAA
- a CDS encoding aminopeptidase, protein MHDPRIKAIAKTAVNFSVSLQRGEKLLIDITDGAEDFALALVEAAHEAGGFPYVNLQTSRLNRALILDGSEESWAAWYEYERVRMEDMDAYITVRRNDNPAELSDVPGEKLALYNKYYGKLHYGIRLPKTKWCVLRYPNSAMAQAAGMSFEAFEDFFFRACGVDYAKMNEVVRPLVELVKRTDRVRIIAPGTDISFSIKDQGPKDPICGIFNIPCGEVGFPVIPDSVNGVIAYNVPSLFQGFMFQDIRFRFEGGRIVEASSNDTGRINRVLDTDENARRIGEFAMSFNPHVTRPIFDTLFDEKMVKSIHFTPGNSPINPSGIHWDIVQSQDAKDGGGEIWFDGVLIRKDGLFVLQDLENINPEKIFPLIS, encoded by the coding sequence ATGCATGATCCCCGGATTAAGGCCATTGCCAAAACGGCGGTTAACTTTTCGGTCTCCCTGCAAAGGGGAGAGAAGCTTCTTATCGATATAACGGACGGCGCTGAGGATTTTGCCCTGGCCCTGGTTGAGGCCGCCCATGAGGCCGGGGGGTTCCCCTATGTAAACCTCCAGACCAGCCGCTTGAACCGGGCTTTAATTCTGGATGGCAGCGAGGAATCCTGGGCAGCCTGGTACGAATACGAGCGGGTCCGAATGGAGGACATGGATGCCTACATTACGGTCCGCCGGAATGATAATCCCGCAGAACTTTCGGATGTGCCTGGGGAAAAGCTGGCCCTCTACAACAAGTACTATGGCAAACTCCACTATGGTATCAGGCTGCCTAAAACTAAATGGTGTGTCCTGCGCTACCCCAATTCCGCCATGGCCCAGGCCGCAGGGATGAGCTTTGAAGCCTTTGAGGACTTTTTTTTCCGGGCCTGCGGGGTGGACTACGCCAAAATGAACGAAGTGGTCCGTCCCCTGGTGGAACTGGTAAAGCGGACCGACCGGGTACGGATCATTGCCCCGGGGACGGACATTAGCTTTTCTATTAAGGACCAGGGGCCCAAGGACCCCATCTGCGGAATTTTTAACATACCCTGTGGTGAAGTGGGTTTCCCGGTAATCCCCGATTCAGTGAACGGCGTGATTGCCTACAATGTGCCATCCCTATTCCAGGGCTTTATGTTCCAGGATATCCGGTTCCGCTTTGAAGGGGGCCGCATTGTGGAAGCCTCCTCCAATGATACCGGGCGGATTAACCGCGTCCTGGATACTGACGAAAACGCCCGGCGCATTGGAGAGTTTGCCATGAGCTTTAACCCCCATGTTACCCGGCCTATCTTTGATACCCTCTTTGACGAAAAGATGGTCAAATCCATCCACTTTACCCCTGGCAACAGCCCCATCAACCCCTCAGGAATCCACTGGGACATTGTGCAGTCCCAGGATGCCAAGGATGGGGGCGGCGAGATATGGTTCGATGGAGTACTGATCCGCAAGGATGGCCTTTTTGTGCTCCAGGATCTGGAGAACATCAACCCCGAAAAAATATTTCCCTTGATTAGCTAA
- a CDS encoding ABC transporter substrate-binding protein, whose protein sequence is MKKSLLCAARPLVTGLALALLLAGGVGSAYGGGNSQAGGTPRVDNTLRIALSRSVKTLDPLYLDSVAADNVIQQIGDTLVRNDATQSQFYPSLATDWTISADGITYVFNLRQDVYFHAGKYQNGRQLNAQDVVYSLNRAKGYFSNYLYMLGPVEATGPFQVTCHLNVPDATFLYNLTSNSNIIIPKEEVDGWGAEFANHFIGTGPFKLETHTPDQRTILVRNDNYYGTKPNIDRVEYHIITDTAQRTNALRTGEIDVDVALVGDSIQTVIDSDRLTLYQTPAYRINLVGFNTQSKGPLSDNRVRQALIKATDYETLSKGVFRYNEGDAQKLPLPINSWGYDKSLERLVPSYDVAGAKALLAQAGYPNGFKVTINYVATANRERAVTILQAMWKEALNVELVPSTSEQAVYMEILNTGNFEIMAGGQGCTADPATSLGYFYSTDKIGGNYNPWRFSKPEIDAKVAAAVATPDRAKRIQIYHEILEQVVPENVGIFFANEKQTWGVANRVKNVEQWSSSVMDICKGTQGQPGYINLSISN, encoded by the coding sequence ATGAAGAAAAGTTTACTTTGTGCAGCCAGACCCCTTGTAACGGGCCTGGCTCTGGCCCTGCTATTGGCCGGTGGCGTCGGTTCCGCCTACGGAGGCGGAAATTCTCAAGCCGGAGGAACCCCCCGGGTGGATAATACCCTGCGTATTGCCCTGTCTCGGAGTGTTAAAACCCTGGACCCCCTCTATTTGGATAGCGTTGCAGCGGATAATGTGATCCAGCAGATAGGGGATACCCTGGTCCGGAATGATGCGACTCAATCACAATTTTATCCGAGCCTGGCCACCGATTGGACCATCAGCGCCGACGGTATAACCTATGTGTTCAATCTTCGTCAGGATGTGTATTTTCATGCGGGAAAATACCAAAATGGCCGGCAGCTAAACGCCCAGGATGTGGTTTATTCCTTGAACCGGGCCAAGGGATATTTCTCCAATTATCTCTATATGCTGGGCCCTGTGGAGGCTACCGGCCCCTTCCAGGTTACATGCCACCTGAATGTGCCCGATGCGACCTTTTTGTATAATCTGACCAGTAATTCCAACATCATCATCCCCAAAGAAGAGGTCGATGGCTGGGGCGCGGAATTTGCCAATCATTTTATCGGAACCGGACCTTTTAAGTTGGAAACCCATACCCCGGATCAGCGGACTATATTGGTAAGGAACGATAACTACTATGGGACCAAACCCAATATCGACCGGGTTGAATACCATATCATCACCGATACCGCCCAGAGGACTAATGCCCTCAGGACTGGAGAGATCGACGTTGATGTAGCCCTGGTGGGGGATTCCATCCAAACCGTAATCGACAGTGATCGACTGACCCTGTACCAAACCCCGGCTTACCGGATTAACCTGGTGGGTTTTAACACCCAGTCCAAAGGACCCCTCAGTGACAACCGGGTTCGCCAGGCTCTGATCAAGGCCACGGATTACGAAACCCTGTCTAAGGGAGTGTTCCGCTATAACGAAGGTGATGCCCAGAAACTTCCCCTTCCTATTAATAGCTGGGGCTATGATAAGTCCCTGGAACGGCTGGTCCCCTCCTATGATGTGGCGGGAGCCAAGGCCCTGCTGGCTCAGGCGGGCTACCCCAACGGGTTTAAGGTAACCATCAACTATGTGGCCACCGCAAACCGGGAACGAGCGGTTACCATACTCCAGGCTATGTGGAAGGAAGCCCTGAATGTGGAGTTAGTTCCCAGTACCTCGGAACAGGCGGTATATATGGAAATTCTCAATACCGGCAACTTTGAAATCATGGCAGGCGGCCAGGGTTGTACCGCAGACCCCGCCACCTCCCTGGGGTATTTCTATTCTACTGATAAGATTGGAGGTAATTATAACCCCTGGCGCTTCTCTAAGCCCGAAATTGACGCCAAGGTTGCGGCGGCGGTGGCCACCCCAGATAGGGCAAAGCGTATCCAGATTTATCATGAAATCCTTGAGCAAGTGGTACCTGAAAACGTGGGTATCTTCTTCGCCAACGAAAAACAAACCTGGGGTGTGGCCAACCGGGTTAAGAACGTGGAACAGTGGTCTTCTTCGGTGATGGATATATGCAAGGGAACCCAGGGCCAGCCGGGGTATATTAACCTTTCCATAAGCAACTAG